From a region of the Haematobia irritans isolate KBUSLIRL chromosome 4, ASM5000362v1, whole genome shotgun sequence genome:
- the Tsf2 gene encoding transferrin 2 has translation MSNKLLVVALLGLFTLIRGQYDFSEQKVDHVIWCTKSQAEQYKCQNLTVAIERDRALFDDSLLKLTCFMAYSADECIHHIDHEKAHITTLDAGDVFTAGRYNSLIPLMQEKFEGGFTNYHSVAVVKAGTLPEVASLRDLRQKRACFPWVGSLAGWIIPIYTLQREGGMEVVDCNNQVKTAADYFNNSCAVYSLIDKYNPIGDNSDKLCTLCTGKVPVGRCSASDPYYGYDGAFRCLLEAGDIAFLRDSTVFEMLNSPEFKTMSPERFQLLCRDGRRVPITEYRQCNWGLVPSDAVVTSSARTALERKKYQKFLKKIVELYSDGVKDDPESQGLMGNRGNNYNNDNYNSGHNNPYDSYDNNFNYNSNTYDPYNRNRFANNGRNDRLDSSFTTERIEGFNESIQYEKFRIFESKRYGKTNLLFQDAAKSLSLINEDDQQFSKYLQNSIDYIYGLRECPVSAMTLCVTSDPELEKCIKMRIALKAQILKPELICKKMHSHINCMQWIHSGKADIAVFDAGDVYTGGLRYDLIPFMSEVYNLGEPEYYVVAVAKEEDRDTELTYLKGKYTCHTGINTAAGWTYPMAYMISNGWIRPYGCDSIRAAAEYFTKSCIPGAISNEYNTGVPYDSMCDLCHGTSYRYCRRDASEDYYGHTGAFRCLVEGGGHVAFMKHTTVMESTGGKRKEWWARNTLNDDFELLCTDGKRAELQDYKRCNLGKVKANAIVTRGGMQYNETEINAYINLLTYAQQLYGRKNVDAFSFSMFSSPINHYDLIFQDATRQLKVIPPNKRRYDIYLGNDFMRARRITDCHAGSVKISASLSMLLMLLTSLLTVRISY, from the exons GACCATGAAAAGGCGCACATAACTACATTAGATGCTGGAGATGTTTTTACTGCTGGTCGTTATAATTCTCTTATACCTCTAATGCAAGAAAAATTCGAAGGCGGTTTCACAAATTATCATTCTGTAGCAGTAGTTAAAGCGGGCACTCTTCCTGAAGTGGCGAGTTTAAGAGATTTAAGACAGAAACGGGCATGTTTCCCATGGGTTGGCAGTTTAGCTGGATGGATAATTCCAATATATACG CTTCAACGAGAAGGTGGTATGGAAGTAGTTGACTGCAATAACCAGGTTAAAACTGCCGCGGACTATTTCAACAATTCCTGTGCTGTTTATTCCCTTATAGATAAATATAATCCAATTGGGGACAATTCAGACAA ATTGTGTACATTGTGCACGGGAAAGGTGCCAGTAGGTCGTTGTTCTGCTTCAGATCCATACTATGGCTATGATGGTGCATTCCGTTGTTTGCTCGAGGCTGGCGATATTGCATTTCTTCGTGATTCTACAGTATTCGAAATGTTAAACAGTCCTGAGTTTA aaacgatGTCGCCTGAACGCTTTCAGCTGTTGTGTCGTGATGGTCGTCGTGTACCTATTACAGAATACCGTCAATGTAACTGGGGACTTGTACCCTCCGACGCAGTCGTAACATCTTCAGCCCGCACCGCATTAGAACGCAAAAAATACCAGAAGTTTTTGAAAAAGATAGTTGAATTGTACTCAGATGGTGTCAAAGACGATCCTGAAAGCCAAGGGTTAATGGGAAATAGGGGAAATAATTATAACAATGATAACTATAATAGCGGTCATAACAATCCTTATGACTCATATGACAATAATTTCAATTACAATTCGAATACTTACGACCCATATAACCGAAATCGTTTTGCCAACAATGGACGAAATGATCGATTGGATAGTAGTTTTACTACAGAACGTATAGAGGGATTTAATGAATCTATACAATACGAAAAGTTCAGAATTTTCGAATCAAAGCGCTACGGCAAAACAAATCTTCTGTTCCAA GATGCTGCAAAATCGTTATCCCTTATAAACGAAGATGACCAacaatttagtaaatatttgcaaaactcTATAGACTATATATATGGCCTACGCGAATGTCCGGTATCCGCAATGACATTATGTGTAACATCAGATCCGGAATTggaaaaatgcattaaaatgaGG atCGCTTTAAAAGCACAAATCCTGAAACCAGAGTTAATTTGCAAGAAAATGCATTCTCATATAAATTGTATGCAATGGATTCATTCGGGCAAAGCCGATATTGCAGTTTTTGATGCTGGAGATGTATACACAGGTGGATTAAGATATGATCTAATTCCCTTTATGTCGGAAGTATATAATCTTGGTGAACCCGAGTACTATGTCGTTGCTGTAGCAAAAGAAGAAGATCGGGACACCgaattaacatatttgaaagggAAATATACGTGTCATACAGGCATAAATACTGCCGCTGGATGGACATATCCCATGGCGTATATGATTTCAAATGGTTGGATAAGACCTTATGGATGTGATTCAATTCGTGCTGCTGCCGAATATTTTACAAAGTCTTGTATTCCGGGAGCCATAAGTAATGAATATAATACCGGTGTCCCTTACGATAGCATGTGTGATTTGTGCCACGGTACTAGCTACAGATATTGCCGTAGAGATGCTTCCGAAGACTATTACGGTCATACAGGTGCTTTCCGATGCTTGGTAGAGGGGGGAGGACACGTGGCCTTTATGAAGCATACTACAGTAATGGAAAGTACTGGAGGAAAACGTAAAGAGTGGTGGGCGAGAAATACTCTAAATGATGACTTTGAACTTTTATGCACAGATGGTAAGCGAGCAGAACTACAAGATTACAAAAGATGCAATTTGGGTAAGGTTAAAGCCAATGCTATAGTTACCCGTGGAGGAATGCAATACAACGAAACCGAAATTAATGCCTACATAAATCTGTTAACATATGCCCAACAATTGTATGGACGTAAGAATGTGGATGCATTCAGTTTTAGTATGTTCTCATCCCCAATCAATCACTATGATCTTATCTTCCAAGATGCAACACGTCAATTGAAAGTTATTCCTCCTAACAAACGTCGTTATGATatttatttgggcaatgacTTTATGAGAGCTAGACGTATTACCGACTGTCATGCAGGTTCCGTAAAAATTTCGGCATCACTTTCAATGTTGCTAATGTTGTTGACATCGTTATTAACAGTTCGAATCTCATATTAA
- the nst gene encoding phosphoglucomutase 3-like protein nst gives MSINLRTVYAFAREMYPKKSNDPIQYGTAGFRGKAEILDSIMFRMGVLATLRSRILGGSVIGVMITASHNPEPDNGVKLIDPKGEMLDPSWEVIATELANVSDQDLEQQVAKIIRENNIDVSSSSNVYVGMDNRYHSPRLLKAVADGVIALKGNVKEFGIVTTPMVHYFVVAANTKGAYGIPSEDGYYTKLITAFNALRGDKLENGNYKNRLLFDGANGVGARKMLQFIKRLNNTLNVEVFNKGDGKINHECGADHVKVLQKAPICMPISEPFTRCVSVDGDADRVVYFFTDDKGIFHLLDGDRIATLIADFLMNCVKRCGLELNLGLVQTAYANGASTDYIVNKLKVPVACVPTGVKHLHHKALEFDIGVYFEANGHGTVIFSDNAKKLIKKAAEDGNEEAKRFLLIIDVINETVGDAISDMLLVETILNCKGWDVSDWLACYEDLPNLQLKIKVQDRNVITTTDAERVCVAPVGLQEAINQTVSNYKKGRSFVRPSGTEDVVRVYAEASTKEDCENLAYDVGILVHKMAGGVGPELVHPNKSVQAHF, from the exons atgtctataaatttaagaaCAGTTTACGCATTTGCACGGGAGATgtacccaaaaaaatcgaacgaCCCCATACAATATGGAACAGCTGGATTTCGTGGCAA GGCAGAAATCTTGGATAGCATAATGTTCCGTATGGGCGTTTTGGCAACATTAAGATCTCGTATACTTGGTGGTTCCGTTATTGGTGTAATGATAACTGCTTCTCATAATCCCGAGCCAGACAACGGCGTAAAACTCATTGATCCCAAAGGGGAGATGTTAGATCCCAGTTGGGAAGTTATTGCTACAGAATTGGCGAATGTCAGTGATCAAGATCTAGAACAGCAAGTGGCTAAGATTATTCGTGAAAATAACATTGATGTTAGCTCATCGTCAAATGTGTATGTAGGCATGGATAATCGATATCATAGTCCAAGGCTCTTGAAAGCTGTGGCCGATGGTGTTATAGCGCTCAAAGGCAACGTGAAAGAGTTTGGTATTGTAACAACACCAATGGTGCATTATTTCGTTGTTGCAGCCAATACCAAAGGAGCATATGGCATACCAAGCGAGGATGGTTACTATACAAAACTGATAACAGCATTTAATGCCCTTAGAGGAGATAAATTGGAAAACGGTAATTATAAAAATCGTCTGTTATTTGATGGTGCCAATGGTGTGGGAGCTCGAAAAATGTTGCAGTTCATAAAGCGATTGAATAATACGTTGAATGTAGAAGTTTTCAACAAAGGCGATGGCAAAATCAATCATGAATGTGGAGCAGATCATGTTAAGGTACTTCAAAAAGCACCCATTTGCATGCCCATTTCAGAACCTTTTACGAGGTGTGTTAGCGTGGATGGTGATGCTGATCGTGTTGTTTATTTCTTTACTGACGATAAAGGTATATTCCACCTATTGGATGGTGATCGCATTGCGACTTTGATAGCTGATTTTCTTATGAACTGTGTTAAACGGTGCGGTTTAGAATTGAATTTGGGCTTAGTTCAAACAGCCTATGCTAATGGCGCTTCTACGGATTATATAGTGAATAAACTGAAAGTTCCGGTAGCATGTGTACCTACTGGAGTAAAACATTTGCATCATAAGGCTTTAGAATTCGATATTGGTGTTTATTTTGAAGCAAACGGTCATGGCACGGTAATATTTAGCGATAATGCCAAAAAATTAATCAAGAAAGCAGCAGAGGATGGGAATGAAGAAGCAAAAAGGTTTTTACTTATAATCGATGTTATAAACGAAACAGTGGGTGATGCCATATCGGATATGTTACTTGTCGAAACGATACTGAATTGTAAAGGTTGGGATGTATCGGATTGGTTGGCTTGCTATGAGGACCTACCAAATTTGCAATTAAAGATAAAAGTTCAGGATCGTAATGTTATTACAACCACAGATGCTGAGAGAGTTTGTGTTGCACCCGTGGGTTTGCAAGAAGCTATAAACCAAACTGTGTCAAACTACAAAAAAGGTCGTTCTTTTGTACGACCTTCGGGAACAGAAGATGTTGTTAGAGTATATGCCGAGGCATCTACAAAAGAG GATTGTGAAAATTTAGCCTACGATGTTGGAATTTTGGTACATAAAATGGCTGGTGGTGTTGGCCCAGAACTAGTTCATCCAAACAAGTCTGTTCAAGCCCATTTCTAA